A genome region from Hevea brasiliensis isolate MT/VB/25A 57/8 chromosome 7, ASM3005281v1, whole genome shotgun sequence includes the following:
- the LOC110659454 gene encoding mitogen-activated protein kinase kinase kinase 18, giving the protein MDWTRGHTLGCGSTATVSLATSLLSCDVFAVKSAKLDQSQFLQREQKILSSLSSPHIVGYMGFDITRENNKLMYNLFLEYIPGGTLTDAVHAHGGRLEESVIGYYTGHIVQGLDYLHSNGWVHCDIKGRNVLIGQTGAKIADFGCAKRVDSVEDAAEAATPIGGTPMFMAPEVARGEEQGFASDIWALGCTIIEMASGGAALWSDANDPVSVMYRIGFSDQLPEFPCSLSEPARDFLDKCLRRDPKQRWTANQLLKHPFLMKSNSNSHAKQIQESNSSSNSPTSILDQGFWNSMDESESEKVDNLVPSSDESSAKERIRRLSLLSGGPSWNWDENWIPIRGNCRRDGDTMMDSIEAKDDVINYSSVYQESYGGGEQLSDDLLDSNINNRISGDFLGACKYGKDSFLIRSNLEFNKHKDSLLNSYIPRLILQA; this is encoded by the coding sequence ATGGACTGGACCAGAGGCCACACCTTAGGCTGCGGCTCTACCGCCACCGTCTCCCTCGCCACCTCTCTCCTCTCCTGTGACGTTTTTGCTGTCAAGTCTGCCAAGCTTGACCAATCCCAGTTCTTGCAAAGAGAGCAAAAGATTCTGTCTTCTTTAAGCTCTCCTCATATAGTTGGCTACATGGGCTTTGACATTACTAGAGAGAATAACAAGCTTATGTACAATCTTTTCTTGGAGTACATTCCCGGCGGTACACTTACCGATGCAGTTCACGCTCACGGTGGCCGGCTGGAAGAATCGGTGATCGGATACTACACAGGTCATATTGTTCAAGGTCTAGATTATCTACATTCAAACGGTTGGGTTCATTGTGACATCAAAGGTAGGAACGTTTTAATAGGACAAACTGGCGCCAAAATTGCTGATTTTGGGTGTGCCAAAAGAGTGGACTCGGTGGAGGATGCGGCTGAGGCAGCAACGCCAATTGGCGGCACGCCTATGTTTATGGCACCGGAGGTGGCGCGTGGAGAGGAACAGGGGTTTGCTAGTGATATATGGGCTTTAGGGTGTACAATTATTGAAATGGCTAGTGGTGGTGCTGCACTGTGGTCTGATGCCAATGATCCAGTTTCTGTCATGTACCGGATTGGATTTTCGGATCAGTTGCCGGAATTCCCCTGTTCTCTATCAGAGCCAGCAAGAGATTTCTTGGACAAGTGTTTAAGGAGGGATCCAAAACAGAGGTGGACAGCAAATCAACTTCTGAAGCATCCGTTTCTGATGAAATCCAATTCCAATTCTCATGCAAAACAAATTCAAGAATCTAATTCAAGTTCAAATTCTCCTACAAGCATTCTTGACCAAGGCTTTTGGAACTCAATGGATGAATCAGAATCAGAGAAAGTGGACAATCTTGTCCCCTCAAGTGATGAAAGTTCAGCCAAGGAGAGGATCAGACGGCTGTCCTTGCTTTCAGGGGGACCCAGTTGGAATTGGGATGAGAATTGGATCCCAATTAGAGGCAATTGTCGTCGGGACGGTGATACAATGATGGATTCAATTGAAGCTAAGGATGACGTGATCAATTACAGTTCAGTGTACCAAGAAAGCTATGGTGGTGGTGAGCAATTGTCGGACGACTTGTTAGATAGCAATATTAACAATAGAATTAGTGGGGACTTCTTGGGTGCCTGTAAATATGGGAAAGATAGTTTTCTAATTAGAAGTAATCTAGAGTTTAATAAGCACAAAGATTCCTTGTTAAATTCTTATATTCCAAGATTAATTTTACAAGCATAA